The Clavelina lepadiformis chromosome 3, kaClaLepa1.1, whole genome shotgun sequence region GTCATTCTGTGGAAACATAGTTGAccaatcatttatttatttttcgtcaaaatcACGGTGTGGAAGAAAAATGAAGCCAGTTGTcactaacacgcgccaatgaacaggaaaaactGACCAAGCCGaaaaacgtgctcaaaaatatataaaataaaggtagtaattgctggtaacaactagtaCAGTCACTAAaccataaaacaaaagttgaaaaaaaattaagcagatgagcaggtggtgtgttcaagcaaaaGATGAATAAAAATCGcctcaatgctgtacatcagtggatgggaaaagaaaacCCACTGTAAAAGAAACCATATCTCGAGCAAGAGCCCAGTCTCTAGTGGCCATAACACTAAATAGCGTTGTTGATGAGCCCGAATTTGTACAGCAAAAATTCACACCAATAataatctttggaagatgtgaTGGCATTACTGCTCATTGCAAACTGGAATTTTCTCTGGTACATCGACAGTGATGTAAGGAGAATAATGCCAATGCTTTCCAATAGATGGCATCGCTAAAAGGAAACCTCTCTTATTCCGAAGCAAAAATTAATAGAAATAGTAAATGAGTTTTCAATTTATTACCAGACGATAAAACCATTGCAAGTCTGCAACCAACATTAAGAATTCacgcaataaaattaaacaggaGTGGGACTTGATACAGGTTCAAATGGGGCTTGATTAGATCAGAGTATGCAAAAGACAGCACAAAAAACTAAATACacaacagaaaaaattgaacACATAGGGgtgtgaaaaaaattgcaaagatAAATTCAATGATCTTAGGTTGTCAATTTAGAACCAAAGTACACAACATGACAGGAtataaatcaaattaaaaaaaaaggttttaaacagatttatattttcataatttgttaTGCAAATATTAAAGTTTTTCATTAAAGCAGTGTTACTGTGTGAGCTGAACTACAGTGCCTGTGCGTTCATACGCCAGTACTGATGTTCTAAGGGTCGGGCTATGTCTGAAAATAAActgaacagaaaaaaatacaaacacattCAGTTCAATGCCAATTTGAACTTCATTTATTGCAATCAGTTTAGAAAACTCCTTGTCGAAGAGATGGCAATTTTCGATGACCAATGTCACTTGTTGcaccaagaagaaaaagtcACATATTGGGTAAAAACTTAATCAGCCATTAATTGTTCTTTGAAGTACAAAAAGTCATAAACATCTTAGCCATGCAATCTTTtgaaacttaactataaaaactGCTAACTCACAATCTCTTTATTAACTTTAAACTTCATTAAAAAGGTTTTACAATATATAGCTTGTCCTGCGAAATTTACTATGTGTTCAAAGCTGTTTCCATTTGCACAAATCACCATTGTGCAAATTGTCAgtatcataaaaatataagtttGCCATTCTGATAAAATTTGCATACGTAATTGACGATGATtgatgaaatacaaaatgcaTAGTCATGTACAAGAACAAAAAAGTCAGAAGTTTGAGATGAGTGCTAACACATGTGAATCTATAAAATCGGTCAACTCTAACAAACAGGTTAGTCTTACAGCTGGCTGAAACTcaattgatgaaattttagTGGCGAAAAGTAATAAGCTCAATTTCAGTCATCAAGAAAATTTCCTTGGATGAACATTCTGATGCTAAACAATATAGCCgataattgtaatttgataaTTGAGTATACTCACTGAAgcataaagaaataaacaaacacttaaatttaattattattgcatAGTATACATTCAATTGCAACAAAGTGATTATATACATAACAGTACCTGCAGTAATCAAACAGTGAAGAAAATGCTACAGGGTGTCAAAATACATCTCCTTGTTTAAGGACTGTATATCTGCTTTCACCAAAACTTGGATCATTTTATGCAACTGTAAAGTGCAACCACATTACAACTTACTCCATTTCCACGGAGgcatttgtttgtgtttaggGACTTTTATTTCTTGATCATACAGACTTTTACCACCATCAACATTAACCGTTTCACcttgaaattaattaagtatatatatatatataaaaacaaagaaaaaaaaattaagatcaataaataaatacgACAACTACCTGAGCTGAAGTCAgttaaattaataataatacaatCATTACATCggacattttgcaataaatatttAGCCTAGTTAAGAAAACTTTCTCCAACCTGTAATAAAGGATGCAGCGGGtgacaaaagaaaacagaCAACAGCAGATATTTCCTCTGGGCATCCTAGTCTTCTAGTGAGATGAACTTTCTCAGCTTCTGCGAACACATCAGTAGGATAATTAGCTGCTGCCGTTGCGGAATATATTGTGCCTGGGGCTACAGACACAATTCGGGTTCTACTGGCTGCCCATTCTAATGCTAACGTTTTCGTCATGTTATCCACACCAGCACGTGCTGCTCCACTGTGTAACATTGTCGGAAAACCTTTCCACATGCACACAATAATATTTACAATGACTCCTCCATGCTCCTTCATCCATGCCTGATAAGCATGTTTGCAACAGTAAAATGTTCCAGTCAAATTTGTTTCCACTACAGCATGCCAGCCTTTGGCTGTAATGTTTTCAGCTGGACACATGAATTGACCCCCGCCATTATTTACCAGGAAATCCAGTTGACCAAATTGCTTTACTGTAAAGATCATGAGATTTTGCACCTCATCTTCATTCctaatattgcatttttttgcacTGATTCTTCCTTTTAGAGTAGGATTGCTATTCATTTCTTGAGCAGCTTTGTGCAGCTTGCTGCCATCACGTGATGCAATTACAACATTACAGCCAAGATGTGCTAATTCCTGAGCTATTGCTGCTCCAATGCCAGTTGCTCCACCTGTTACAATAGCAACCTTTCCATCAAAAAGATTTGGCTTTAAAACACTCTTAATATCCATTTTTTCCAATCCTGGCTCTAATAACTATGATAAAATTGCTAATTAGAATATTGTATGGCGATCCGAAGTACAAACAACAGCGGAATATGAAAAAATTACACATAAACCCATGCATCATCAATTTCCGGGCTAAGGTGAAAGTTCTCTCCAAAAGTCTAAAGTATGTGTTTTTTGAATCTCTAATACGCTACTTTCcagtaaataaaatcaatatttttttcatgtcaCAAGGACGTTACAATCAACACCTTCTATTGAGTAATGCCTCAATGAATACTTTGCCAAAATACTTCAAAACTAGCACGATTACGCAGAAAAGCAATAGCAGTTTTAAATGAGCACATGctaaaagtttcttgtgacgTCCTCAATTGCAGCCTGCTGTTTTGAGTAGATTGTTGCAATTGGTGATGTCATGTGGTTATTGATAAGCGATTTTAAGTGGCAGGGTCGTATTTCAAAGAATGTTTGTTGTTGTCCAGCAGCCTGCGGTTTTCATAAAACAACCTGTTAAATTGTTTACAGCTCACTAAGTGACAGGTTGCCTGTTGGTGATGTGTAACACCGTGAGCTGGATTTCATGACGTAATGAACAACAGACTGTGATTGCTCGAGTAGATCTCTGCTGTTGGTTGCTGCAGAAACCAGTTTTTGTTTGGCTGCTGAGCAAGCTCGACCTCTTACGCATTTATTATAAAGACGTTATCCAAACTTTCAATTTAATTTGGCTCAATATTCAATGCAGTGCAATCTTTCAACTGCGCTAGCACTTGTTTTCAAACCAATAATCAGAATgatatttatgacgtcactctGGCGCTACAGCGTCATCCATAGTCTGTGAGTCACCGGGCTGCAAGCATTAGCAGCGTGCTATTGAAAAACACCATCCGCTCTTTTTGTTACAATCCCGCTTCCAGAATAGACCCCACCCCAACCATTCGTGACTTCGTCTCTATAGACAGGGCCTTGTAGGTCTTCAAGTTAGGCCCGGATCAGAAAGTAAATTCGGGGCTTTTCGGGCCTCTGCAAAAACACCCGATTTGtctgctttccgcccattaaaatgggcGGAAATACGATAATATTTCCCCATtcgaatggcaggaagtatgccttttttaccctagagtaagatatatgcatttggattttggaatggggagatgtttacttcggcagaaatatggtttgtgggaaaccccattgctgaaagcaggtccattttaatggacggaaaaatagacgaatggggttcacaaaccatacttgtgccgaagtaaaattttccCCATTCTGaaggcatatatcttactctagggtaagaaaggcatactttcaaCCATTGGAATGGGAAAAAGTTCCCgtactctggaccattttaatgggcggaaagtagacgaatggggtggaaaaattaaattagGTAAGCTCCTAATTCCTAACTACTAATTCATAAACGGCCACTATGCTATGCATTTACAAACCGTACAGATACTGTATTTATCACAACGCAAATATTCCCGTGCAAGGTAAAACTGCGTACAAAATCGAACGGGCGTACGTTTGCTCAATGAAgactgtgataaatatatcaattaatgcaatataaaattgtgtacgacatagaattctcgtctatcgaatcagcgaagcataacactttgtgacgtaatcgatgcttcccctgtgcgtgcattttgatttattcagtccctttttggtttctacgttcaacgccgcaacatgtctttatgctgttgctgtcacaatgttctatcttgatgtattcgttcaaagaagcttcaaatataatcagattatacagtagtcattcctgtgtcattattgctgaagtctatcaaagttcactgttaagatatacacaaggaaacagactttgtagtgtaagtgggtaaaccttacaggctaaggtaccatataccacttttcattacaaaatgaTGCAGCCGAGTGAGGACGAATTGACGATAAAAGAAGACATTTCCATTACAAGTGTGGTGGAGCCGAAATCGCTTAGAACtacgcttttcttttttgagcaacctatgaacaattaaatttgaggttgAGAGAAGTCTAGTGATCTCAGACTAGAAGTTTCGAAGATATGTATCGTCTAAAACCCATGCAACACTCATTGGATCCAGCCAACGGACATCTCGACAATATGATATTCGAACAAATCAACTACAACGACGGTGACGAAGAATCGCCTGGACTTGTTCAACCAACTTCAAATGCAAGAATGACCGACGAACAAAGCACTCCAGTGAAAACACTTTGTCGGTATttggacattcagtaatgatttttgtttgtttttttctctaTATAGTATATTATATATCATAGCGTTATTGTTCAGACTACGTCTAATTGATGGTGGCTTAGTTGCCATACTCTCTAAACGGTATAAGTCATGCCGTggagaaatatttctttgtgttattttgttatgctttaaaCATAGCGGTTGTTTTCGAAGGTTAACCAAATGCCCGAGGCTAACACCGATACACTATGTTGAATGTCAATTACAAAACgtatttgactaattttatatatatgttttgcaaaacgcgtatttccaagtgaaatattcacGCAGCTACACTGGGAAAACCAGACGCTGTAATATGATTGAATGGtcttatatttgaaaatgcctAGTGCAAATTTCTCTTATGTTGATCAGAACGCGTGAACATACGAAAATTTTATACCATAAGTTGTTTGCGGAAACGGCATACACGAAATGTGAGATGAAAACTTTGCCGTCGTTTCCTCATTTTGCATTCCTGCGCAAGAAACCGCAGCTAGCATACGCGTCATGTGACAAATGACATCCTGTGTTCTGCTTTCTATttaaagtcgtgacataaacgtcatcattgtttgttttgtaccTTCGTTTTGCTTTATAAGttacagaaaacatattaCTATCTTTTTGCGAATGTATTGCCAATATGAATTGTATTGTAACTATGTTTCAACGTTTATTGTTGTGTGATCTACATTTTACGTgttatattgacttttgttatcaacactattgttttaattatcgTTCGCCGAGCATTGTTTTTATCATGATCATAAAATATCGtgagttttttcaaaacttacgATCTTTTCTTGGGGAaggttatgtgataaatatatcaattaatgcaatataaaattgtgtacgacatagaattctcgtctatcgaatcagcgaagcataacactttgtgacgtaatcgatgcttcccctgtgcgtgcattttgatttattcagtccctttttggtttctacgttcaacgccgcaacatgtctttatgctgttgctgtcacaatgttctatcttgatttattcgttcaatgaaacttcaatataaccagattatacagttgtcgaggtgtacaattaattctaagattaagagaagcgaaacaacgaccttgaggctcattatatcgatgacaataaacattcagacaatcaaagattgtattggagtgactggtACAGTCAAGTTCAACTACAATAACCAATTATTCCATTACAAGACTAAACTTCTTCGGCTATATATAAATAACTTACCGAGTATGCTTCGATCTTTGACGTAATGACACCagtttttgagttttttatAATACGTTTTTATAGAGATATAtaggcgaaaaataaacaatacaatacaatattacactttaaaaggaaaattgtttgttggGTTAGCGCTGTGGCTTCTCGTTGACATCAAGGTATTGGGATTCCCCTGTTTTCTCACTACTCCGTGATGATGTGGTCATAGATTTCCGTACTTTAATAAAGTAATGTATGACGTGATCCGATCACATTTTGAGAGGGTTGTGACTTGCGTATAAACCGGGATTGGTTGTGGGGTGTTGATTTTTAGAAGACTAAACTGTCATTGTGACGTCCTTTCCTACTTAATGTTTGATTGTGAATTTAAAATCcctaaattttgcttttcataaTCGTTGTGACCGATGGACGTTGACATGCACAATATGACATGTTTAAATATTAGGGCCTGCTCTGTTATCAGCTATAGTACCATACgattctttttttatttaattaatacaaaaaagtaGATCAACCACCAAATGACATGAGCGCAGTGTATCGTTTTTCGCTGTTCCACAAATTTGTTTATGTACCGTACCTAGTAAAATGGCAGTTATAAGTGATGCAAGAAAACTAACAATGGAACATTATTTATTTGACATAAACCTAACATTGTCGTTAGGTGTTGACATCCGAAACTTATGAAGTTTTCATACAAAGTTTTCGTAAACACAGCACTGTCTGAACTATTTTGTCTGCAATTGTAAGGACATTTTGACACCCTGCAAGTAATCCAATGTATAAAAAAATGACCTGTCCACTTGACTTTGGTGCCTATGCTGCCATATGTTGTATTGTAATTCTTACCATGATGGAACACCAGTGGACaaatgttataacttataagctTTAACTGTTGTAATGCAATAAACAGATTGAAACCTTTacttaaataatattttgtaatcTATTTAAGATGATGTAATTCATGTTTAAATAATGTATCAAAAGTTCCGTCGattgtttttgtgttgcaCTCCTGCAAAAGCTCATTCTCACGATCATGATTTGTTATGCCCACCAGAAGATTTTCCAGTTGAAATTCAACCTGTGTCGTGGGTGGATGCAATTGATGGAAATATACCAGATAATGCTTTTGCTGCATGCACATTGGATACTGGAGAAACAGCATACGTAGTTAAAGCAGAAGTAGAAGCCTCTTTTATACAACCTGGTATAACTACCAAAAATCTAAAAGAAGCTCATTTAGCTAACAGGGGATACTATAGAGTTTTGAGAGAGCAAAAGTTTCAAGTAATGGTTACTGACTATCCCAACTCGCTATGCTGGAAGCAATATAAAGAAGATATTTACCAAAAAAGTGCAGTTGCtgttggtaaattttttgatGACAAGTATTTGATTTGTAAAACATGTGGACCTTTGACTGATGGAAGAATTAATCTAACCCATGAGAGATTAGAACCCTTGCATGATTTGAGTGGATCCCTGCTTGGCTCATTGCTATACATTTCTGATGGTAATATGTATGCTCCTTTCAATGGCAAGGTTTCTGTTTTCAATTCATTTGAAATTCTTTGTCATAAACTTAGCCCTAGCAGCCTTCTTGCTATGTGCAAGTGGAGAGTCCTTAAAATACTTTGTAACAACAATGAACGAAGATATTCTATTAATGTACTTCCATTGCCTGTTTCTATGAAAGAGTTTTTACTTGCAAAAATGGAGCCTTTATGTTATTCATGCTGGTATTAACAAGCGTTTTTCTGAGTGAAGAGTGTTTGCTGTATTTTAAACCAAGTGTTTTAGTTTTGGACATGACTTACACTTTGGTACTTCACATTTTCTGAAACTTGTATGACAAGTTACGTGAGGTGCTGGTGCAAATAACATTCAAGcgatgtatatatataaatatacaaTATAAATATCACTTGAGGGTGTGAGATGTCCTAAATTATGGAGAATGTTTTTTAAGAATTATACTTGTTTTGCCACTATCTTTATAAAGCTCTATTAAGTATAATAATTGTTTATGTCAAGCatatttagaagtttttggtgaaaactgtgaaaaacGGAATTGAATCCGGTAAATATAGAAgctaaataaacttttaaagttGTTCAGTGTGACAAAACATAGTGTCATCaaattttttgccaaaaattaaACCTTGTCCAGAAGTTTATAAAAGTGTCTGGTAAATTTCTTAAATCCCACCACTGCTTTGTCTGTTTATGCTCTGTAAATAAGCGAATGACGTGTTACTAGTTGCAAATTTCAACTGgaacttttgttttttaatctcACCTTTGTATATATctcacacacacacacacacatatatatatatatatatccaCAAAATTCTTCATAACCAGCAATATTTTCGTAACAAATCAATTCAATTTATGAAgataaattaattttgaattaattatgAAGCATTGGATTTGTAAATCGAAGTACCGGAAACTTGTTCGGGTCTTGCCATAATACAACCTCAATTGCAAAACCAGTAGTTCAGCATAATTTACTTCATGTATCTTGTACCAACAAAAACAGTGCAGCAATGtagcaatgtttttaaattttaacttactgATACTTTATAATCAAGCTCTAGCCGAGACAAAGGTATGTGTAACATGAAAATGACACGTGCGACAATGAGGGCTGTAATTGAGAAATAGTTATTTTTGGTTCAcaatcaaaatcattttaaaattggTGACAAAATAAAGTCACTTGGTTgagataaaattattttttattaattggGATTGTGACTGGGTTTATAACATGCCATATTTTCTGTGTATCAATTCCAATCAGACGTACATTGGATGCAAAATTAGCTTGATTTATTACTCGTGAAGTTATTAAGTAGTTTCTGCTGAACTTTGTGTATAGACAAAAGACcagctgttttttgtttttttttgtcatgCAGAGTGTCAGATGCTTGTAAACTGTGAGTGATTTTCAAGTCATTTTTGATAAGCTTTGTCAATTAGTCACCAACCAGAATTCAACAAAATCTTCTTCTCACAGTTATTTTCCAAACACTAATATGTTGTTTCTACCACAAGATTTCTCAACTAAAATTCAACCAGCTTCTTGGGTAGATGCAGTTGATGGAAATATACCAGACAATGCTTTTCCTGCATGTACATTAGTGGAGAAACAGCAtacattgtaaaaatgcaaatagCAGACCATATTCAAACTGGTTTGACTACAAAAACTTTGCATGTAGCTCATATTCCGTATGACTACAGTACACATAGAGTGCGAAAGTTTCAAGTGATGGTAGCTGATTCAAACTTACTATACTGAGTACCAGATGAAGATGGAGATTGTCCAAGTAATGCTGTTTCTGGTAGAATAGCTTGgaataaaacacattttattgGTAGAACATGCGGACCTTTAATTGAAGGAAGAAATAATGAAACCTTTAAAAGTTTACATCCCTTATTTGAATTAGAAGGCACGTTGCTTGTTAAAATACACCCGTCCCATAATTGCTTGTACGTAACATACAACGGCAAGGTTTATGTTTACGATTACTTTGAAGTTCTTTGTCATAAGCTTAGTCCCGGCAGCCTTCTTGCAATATGCAAGTGGAAAGTGTGTCAAAATGTCGTTTGAAAACAATCAACAGAAGTCTTCCATCAATAGACTTCCATTATCTAGTTTTATGATAGAGTACTTGCAGAAATAAAAGCGCTTTTATTAGAGGTGTAGGCTTGCAGAACTTTTTAAATGCATCATATGTGTAGTTAAGtttcaacaatgaaaattttcatgATCAAGCTTGATTTGAAGGACAATTAAATGCAAGGTTGATATTCAAGATAGTCCAGGTTTTTAGTTATGCACTTTGGTAACATATTGTCTCTATGTAAATTCTGATCTGAAGAAACACAACTATCATAATTTCTAACAGatttttgaagtttgttgCTTACAGTTTTAGCTTGATGTAAACCTGtcaatgtttcatttttgcttttaagaAACAGTTTTGTAGATGTGTTACCTTAAATTTTGTCTAGGTTTTGTCATGTTGCAGTAAGTTTCGTCCTtgtatgtatatttttttgtagtaTTGAATTAGTTTGgtaagattttgttttgtcagtgatattattgtataatgtatatTCTCTAGGAGAAATTAACATCTACATTTTTTAGTGTTGTAGCAACAGTTCTGTTAAATGCTTTATATTGCATATACACTCCTTTTTCGTCTGCTTGCCAATGTTATTCAGGAAAACACCTTGTATGTGTTAGGTGAAGTGTAACTGTTACAGATTGCATGTCTATGAagcaaattttgcttatgACTCGTTCAAATGTGtcttaaagtttgtttttatattatcTGTTGCATTTTATTCTTGCATTGGGTTCCATGAACATTCTTGcacttttacattttctgcCTAATCAATGAAGTTTTGCTTTGATAGCGTGATTTTATCTGGACTTATTCAATGCCCTCTGTTGATTAAATCATCACTTATAACAGCCAGGTTTCCATGTCATGTTAACCCCTGGGACCTAGAGCGCTATCATGTATTCTGCTTTTCTATTTTGTGGAACCATTATATATACATTAACTTTTGTGTATTCCATCTCATACCTTTATTATGAGTCCGGATTTATTGGCCAGGCTGACCAGTGACAACTGTCACAGCAGTTTGTCCCTACTAATAGCAGACTTTAGTCTTGCAGGCTCTAAGCCCCAGGATTGGTCTTATATGAGTGTTTTaaggttttttattttgtctgcATTATACCTTTCATAACTTTGTGCATACAAAATAGTACATACTCTTAGTTCTTAATCCTTTTCAATTCATCtaactttcattttattaGTATTTGATTATGCGGTGTACTCAGTGTAGTGTTTTGGGCTGAACAAATTCATGCATTGTCTAAATTTGTTTCGTGTTGACATGCAGAGTTTCAAATGCTTATATAAATGTGAATAACGTAAAGATATTCAAAGCGTCAAATCATCTTCACCAAATGGCCACCAGCCAGAATTCAACAGAACCCTCAGAAT contains the following coding sequences:
- the LOC143448200 gene encoding peroxisomal trans-2-enoyl-CoA reductase-like, whose translation is MDIKSVLKPNLFDGKVAIVTGGATGIGAAIAQELAHLGCNVVIASRDGSKLHKAAQEMNSNPTLKGRISAKKCNIRNEDEVQNLMIFTVKQFGQLDFLVNNGGGQFMCPAENITAKGWHAVVETNLTGTFYCCKHAYQAWMKEHGGVIVNIIVCMWKGFPTMLHSGAARAGVDNMTKTLALEWAASRTRIVSVAPGTIYSATAAANYPTDVFAEAEKVHLTRRLGCPEEISAVVCFLLSPAASFITGETVNVDGGKSLYDQEIKVPKHKQMPPWKWTSECSSKEIFLMTEIELITFRH